In Chaetodon trifascialis isolate fChaTrf1 chromosome 2, fChaTrf1.hap1, whole genome shotgun sequence, one DNA window encodes the following:
- the snapc3 gene encoding snRNA-activating protein complex subunit 3 translates to MAASKLSSDKNIPDYEYIDVNTKPFHFGSFRDEWLKRLKRSDYSYQEEDEHAFDANFAKDLGVDAETMADLKSICSLDSLRCHPEDQQPDANVVPPDPTLKTLVQRKMRQDDKAALKITKNRHDLYAGELERITVGRKPESVADMIPEGELILTINVYYPAVIEKFSYIRPHMTLLMTGSHSLAELRDAICCVSDLQVCGEFSTTPDMAPGFISKDHFKSAFFFFEGVFYNDTRFPECQDISATTIEWAKARNFPPYSQAKMEDTRFVDLTAKVGFPYLYCHQGDCEHLVIITDVRLAHKNDCLDKKLYPLLTHKHRVATQKCAVCHVFIGRWFTTNDQFAPSDPCLFCDKCFRMLHYDAQGNKLGDFLAYPYVDRGAFN, encoded by the exons ATGGCGGCGTCCAAGCTGTCGTCGGATAAAAACATCCCCGACTACGAATACATCGATGTTAACACCAAACCGTTTCATTTCGGTTCTTTCAGAGACGAGTGGCTGAAAAGACTGAAGCGGAGCGACTACTCGTACCAGGAGGAGGACGAGCACGCGTTCGACGCTAACTTTGCCAAAGACTTGGGGGTCGATGCGGAGACCATGGCCGACCTGAAGTCCATCTGCAG TCTCGACTCCCTCCGTTGCCATCCTGAGGATCAGCAGCCCGACGCAAACGTCGTTCCTCCGGATCCAACGCTTAAAACACTCGT acaaagaaaaatgagacaagACGACAAAGCTGCTCTAAAAATCACCAAGAACAGACACGACCTGTACGCCGGTGAGCTG GAGCGTATAACTGTTGGCAGGAAACCAGAGTCAGTGGCTGACATGATCCCTGAAGGAGAGCTCATTCTCACCATCAACGTCTACTACCCGGCTGTCATTGAGAAA TTCAGCTACATCCGACCCCACATGACTCTGCTGATGACGGGCTCCCACAGCTTGGCAGAGCTCAGGGACGCCATCTGCTGTGTCAGCGACTTGCAAGTGTGCGGAGAGTTCAGCACCACGCCGGACATGGCTCCAGGCTTCATCAGCAAA GATCATTTCAAGTcggctttcttcttcttcgagGGAGTTTTCTACAACGACACGCGGTTCCCGGAGTGTCAGGACATCAGCGC CACCACCATCGAGTGGGCAAAAGCCCGCAACTTCCCACCGTACAGCCAGGCCAAGATGGAGGACACACGGTTTGTGGATCTGACGGCTAAAGTGGGCTTCCCGTACCTCTACTGTCATCAGGGAGACTGCGAGCATCTCGTCATCATCACGGACGTCAG ACTGGCCCATAAGAACGACTGCCTTGACAAGAAGCTGTATCCTCTTCTCACGCACAAACACCGGGTGGCCACGCAGAAGTGCGCCGTCTGCCACGTCTTCATCGGGAG ATGGTTTACCACCAACGACCAGTTTGCTCCCAGTGACCCGTGTCTCTTCTGTGACAAGTGTTTCCGGATGCTGCACTACGACGCTCAAGGCAACAAGCTGGGAGACTTCCTGGCGTATCCCTACGTGGACCGCGGTGCATTTAACTAG